A single region of the Montipora capricornis isolate CH-2021 chromosome 13, ASM3666992v2, whole genome shotgun sequence genome encodes:
- the LOC138030258 gene encoding uncharacterized protein yields the protein MALSNIYKPEANKFSHLQSDDDDDSEELDDEINDSYAKGLHSPARKVQKPLMPPNRVTKIRRVHSKPWCTTRACFVFFVWLAFFSICVSGLVLLILHVVESGNSKTDTSSSHFVKKVLLGKKESFRDEREISSCDELSFNKVWHAAFPKLMTETAVRLNDVNQDGVDDLMIGFSTGVDGYNAPKISCDLYFDGTYPCYGGLLALDGKTGQEIWRHYTMHEIYGVNCNGDLDTDGVRDCLISGRAGVFQAINGKTGNKIWDFGPQESRDTNMNLYTAQFIRDLNSDGVMEVLVTHGGDPLAEPNSPRRLIGRILIFCGKTGEVLRWAKTPDERETYFSPVIYTKKDGVELVLYGTGGETHPGALWVVPLLDLFHGLIENSKLIYKDHYKGVMNPPILVDINGDSTVDIVMAMFNTTVAAFDGETYEREWDFVFPESESYSIPAAGFFNEDNVPDFLVRYNTGRGFPVYFYANVTVLDGKTGEPLVRPFFRSSSMANTSPLTVSMEGLGNDLFIYWVSDCMGHEGEGGKFDFVEGTNVHEQSRADTCRLRYNTKSFSKLCAMNKNLGFPGQEIYYSEDFYDIEHEGESVDKKDSSQNSSAKSQFKRHVGAPDHGGYQRLMATGSIVTTLGEENNTGPADSIDIVFTTYWQYPAKVRIILPEDKACIEKYRKLHSGEPGEDFDANVMKNEEAGIFDAGDEAVNECLKDKQKENKNNIYISQSDYDIYKIHFGSLSVYRFTLKCKCKNLSGSQHCARFLPYSQQGWGGYMGSLTNSYFVPRKRPF from the exons atgGCATTGAGTAACATTTATAAGCCAGAGGCAAACAAGTTTTCACATCTGCAaagtgatgatgacgatgattcTGAAGAACTTGATGATGAAATAAATGACAGCTATGCCAAAGGACTTCACAGCCCAGCAAGGAAAGTTCAAAAGCCATTGATGCCTCCAAACAGAGTCACCAAAATCAGAAGAGTTCACTCAAAGCCTTGGTGTACCACTCGAgcttgttttgtattttttgtgtgGCTTGCGTTCTTTAGTATTTGTGTCTCGGGCCTTGTACTTCTCATTTTACATGTTGTTGAGTCAGGGAATTCCAAAACAGACACTTCGTCATCTCACTTTGTTAAGAAAGTTCTTCTTGGTAAGAAAGAGTCCTTTAGGGATGAAAGAGAGATTTCATCATGTGATGAACTTTCTTTTAATAAGGTTTGGCATGCTGCATTTCCGAAGCTCATGACAGAAACTGCTGTGAGACTAAATGATGTGAACCAAGATGGTGTTGATGATCTTATGATTGGTTTTTCGACTGGTGTAGATGGCTACAATGCACCAAAAATCTCATGTGATTTGTACTTTGATGGGACTTATCCATGCTACGGTGGCCTTTTGGCCCTCGATGGCAAGACTGGTCAGGAGATTTGGCGACATTATACCATGCATGAAATATATGGAGTGAACTGCAATGGTGATTTAGATACAGATGGAGTACGGGATTGTTTGATATCTGGTAGAGCTGGCGTTTTTCAAGCCATTAATGGTAAGACAGGTAACAAAATTTGGGATTTTGGACCTCAAGAATCAAGAGATACAAATATGAATTTGTATACAGCACAGTTTATTAGAGACTTGAATAGCGATGGAGTGATGGAAGTTTTAGTTACACATGGTGGTGATCCATTGGC TGAACCTAACAGCCCTCGGCGTCTTATTGGGCGTATTTTAATATTCTGTGGGAAAACTGGTGAGGTCCTAAGATGGGCAAAGACTCCAGATGAACGGGAAACCTACTTCTCACCGGTAATATACACCAAGAAGGATGGTGTTGAGCTTGTACTGTATGGAACTGGAGGGGAGACACATCCTGGAGCATTGTGGGTTGTACCATTGCTTGATCTGTTTCATGGTCTGATTGAAAACTCTAAGCTTATTTACAAGGATCACTATAAAG GAGTTATGAATCCTCCCATACTTGTAGATATAAATGGAGACAGCACTGTCGACATCGTCATGGCAATGTTTAACACCACAGTTGCTGCTTTTGATGGTGAAACTTATGAAAGAGAGTGGGATTTTGTCTTCCCAGAAAGTGAATCTTACTC AATACCAGCTGCTGGCTTCTTTAATGAAGACAATGTTCCTGACTTTCTTGTCAGGTACAACACAGGAAGAGGATTTCCAGTGTATTTCTATGCAAAT GTAACAGTCCTTGATGGTAAAACAGGAGAGCCTTTGGTCAGGCCTTTTTTCAGGTCGTCTTCAATGGCTAACACATCACCCTTAACAGTCAGCATGGAGGGACTTGGAAATGACTTGTTCATATACTGGGTATCAGACTGCATGGGCCATGAAGGAGAGGGCGGAAAATTTGACTTTGTTGAAGGTACAAATGTCCATGAACAGAGTCGTGCTGATACTTGTAGGCTCAGGTACAACACCAAGAGCTTCAGCAAGCTGTGTGCAATGAACAAGAACTTGGGCTTCCCTGGACAGGAAATCTATTATTCAG AGGACTTTTATGACATTGAACATGAAGGAGAATCAGTGGACAAGAAAGATAGCAGTCAAAACTCCAGTGCAAAATCACAATTTAAGCGTCATGTTGGCGCACCAGATCATGGAGGATACCAGAGGCTGATGGCTACAGGAAGTATAGTGACGACACTTGGAGAAGAGAATAACACAGGACCGGCAGATTCTATTGACATTGTGTTCACTACTTACTGGCAGTACCCAGCCAAAGTCAGGATTATATTACCCGAGGATAAAGCTTGCATTGAGAAGTACAGGAAACTTCATTCAGGGGAACCAG GGGAAGACTTTGATGCCAATGTAATGAAGAATGAAGAGGCTGGAATATTTGATGCTGGAGATGAGGCTGTGAATGAATGCCTCAAGGACAAGCAGAAGGAGAACAAGAACAACATATACATAAGTCAATCAGACTATGATATATACAAAATACATTTTGGAAGTTTAAGTGTGTATCGCTTTACCTTAAAGTGTAAGTGTAAGAATCTGTCAGGCTCTCAACACTGTGCCAGATTCTTGCCATACTCCCAGCAAGGGTGGGGTGGGTACATGGGTTCCCTGACAAATAGCTATTTTGTTCCCAGAAAAAGACCATTTTAG
- the LOC138030259 gene encoding F-box only protein 3-like, whose amino-acid sequence MAESCNYLQSLPVVPLSKIFSFLGKEDVAKCSQVCSRFSQVASSLPSWKKWCEDIWLVDECPPGTTWKQLFSQWQTEWGRYESCYASIKRAWAVIEEFIRLHCPAIHASLNEGLTEEELAETEVNKLNGLQLPNDLRCSLRIRNGQRLVSPGLIGSMAISNHYQSECLLELSVALSGLQRRDGLRNCIPVSFCVHTGNGQFMALTNEEGHNRGEIFWPSPDRSVDNFEVSSMRMHHFLSGTNFASWLCAFAEKLSNNCYPVIDNEIYTFSFSDKATTNGITIVTTTAFLPELSSVKPPLFFFTYRISISMDPEASMMNKCQLTTRHWYITDANGIKEEVHGDGVVGEFPTMYPGALHQYISCTTFRTPTGQMEGHYVFRYLNKTGTFNVKIPSLNFNSLPFVLAEKRLENV is encoded by the exons ATGGCGGAGAGTTGCAATTATTTACAATCTCTTCCTGTCGTTCCTTTGTCTAAAATCTTCTCCTTTTTAGGCAAAGAAGACGTTGCAAAGTGTAGTCAGGTTTGCTCTAGGTTTAGTCAGGTTGCCTCGAGTCTCCCTTCATGGAAAAAGTGGTGCGAAGATATTTGGCTGGTTGATGAATGTCCCCCAGGCACAACTTGGAAGCAGCTATTTTCACAGTGGCAAACGGAATGGGGTCGATACGAATCTTGCTACGCCTCCATAAAACGAGCTTGGGCTGTGATTGAAGAGTTTATTAGGCTTCACTGCCCTGCAATCCATGCTTCCTTGAACGAAGGGTTGACTGAGGAGGAACTGGCCGAGACAGAAGTCAACAAATTAAACG GTTTGCAGCTTCCAAATGATCTTAGATGTTCACTTCGTATCCGAAATGGGCAACGCCTTGTCAGCCCTGGCCTTATTGGTTCAATGGCAATTTCAAACCACTACCAAAGTGAATGCCTTCTGGAGCTCAGTGTGGCTTTGAGTGGACTACAGCGTCGAGATGGACTTCGCAATTGCATTCCAGTCTCTTTTTGCGTGCATACAGGAAATGGACAATTCATGGCTTTGACAAACGAAGAAGGCCACAATCGTGGGGAAATCTTTTGGCCAAGTCCAGATCGCAGCGTTGACAATTTTGAAGTATCGTCAATGAGAATGCATCACTTCCTGAGTGGGACAAATTTTGCAAGCTGGCTTTGTGCATTCGCTGAAAAGTTGTCGAATAACTGTTaccctgttattgacaatgaaatttacacattttcattttcagacAAGGCTACAACCAATGGTATCACAATTGTCACAACCACTGCCTTTCTTCCAGAACTTAGCAGTGTAAAACCCCCCTTGTTCTTCTTCACTTATCGCATATCAATATCAATGGATCCAGAGGCATCAATG ATGAACAAATGCCAGTTGACAACTCGACACTGGTACATAACTGATGCTAATGGAATCAAAGAGGAGGTCCACGGTGATGGTGTGGTTGGTGAATTTCCTACCATGTACCCAGGAGCTCTCCATCAGTATATCAGCTGTACAACATTCAGGACGCCCACAGGGCAAATGGAAGGCCATTACGTTTTCCGATATCTCAACAAGACTGGAACCTTTAATGTCAAGATTCCTTCCTTAAATTTCAATAGTCTTCCATTTGTGTTAGCAGAGAAAAGGCTCGAGAATGTGTGA